GAACCCTTAGTCTCTTCCTCGTTTTTGTAATATTCTCGAGTGACAGGTTCACCTTTAATCCAGACTTCACCTTGAGAATTCTTTGCGAAGTAGCccaattcttcaacgtcGACCAACTTGACAGTGATACTACCGACAATGTCACCAGCGACTCCGTATTCAAAATGTTCTGGTTGTAAGATAGTTGTGTTAGCCATGGTTTCAGTCAAACCATAACCAATCAACATTGGACAAATCAAGTTTGTGATAAACTCTTGTGCTTCTCTAGACAATGGGGAACCACCGTTCAACACAAATCTTAAATGACCACCGGTGGCTTCTCTGACcttcttgaacaaaatgTTACCTAGAGTGTCACCACCTGGAATGTGgaacttcttcatttttaatttGGCATAGTAACCTGTCCAGAACACCTTTTGAGTTAACGCAGGAAGCTTGTTAATTTGTGCCAAGATCCCCTTTCTAACACTTTCCCAAACAGCGGCAACACCAACCATGATAGTTGGTTGGAACTCCTTGATGTCACCTTGGCAGTTGCGAACAGATGCATCGGTCAACGTCTTAACGTTCGCATAACCAAGTGTAGCGCCCCAGTAAAAAGTGATCAATTCGAAAGCCAACTCAAAAATATGAGCCAGGGGCAAAAATGCAATGACACGATCTGTGTGACAAACGTGTTCTGGTCTGTTACTAATAATGGAAGAGATACCGCCTAGACCTGCAACAATATTAGAATGCTTTAAGATGACACCCTTTGGATCACCAGTGGAACCGGAAGTGTACATGATAGCTGACAAATCTTCAGGGGCTGGAGGATGTGGTTCAATTTCATCTCTAGCCTTCTTACCCAATTCGATGACTTCATCCATGGAAAGAATCTTAATGTCTGGTCTAACCTCTTTAATCTTAGCCAATGCGTCTGCAGCGTCCTTGTAAAGCTTACCCTCATCCCTTTTATCCTCTGGGTTCAACTCTTCAGAAATGATTAGATATTTCAAGTTTGTAGCCTCTTGTACAGCGTTATGCAACCTACACAACAATGCATTGTCAACAAACATACCCTTAGAAGCGGTTTGAACCATGGAATGGATTAAACCCTTTTCACCCAAAGTATCATATGCAGTCACCACAGGAATGGCCTGAGACTGCGTAGCCAAAAATGTCTTCATCCATCTATGAGATGTTGATGCAAAGATGTGCAATTTATCCTCAGAAGCCGGTTGTAACCCCAATTTCACTAACCCACGACCATAATCATGAACTAACTCATTCAACTCCTTATAAGTAGTGTACTTGTACGAACTCAATTCATAGAAAAACCACTCCTTCTCAACTTCTTTGTCCTTGCCGTCAATCTTCTTAGTgaccatcttcttctccctATGAATGTCGATGATATCTCTCCATCCAACACTTTTAAGGTCAGcgttcttttcaaaacattcGACGGCAAATTCATAAACAGTAGAACATTTCATACCGGCAGGCCTCGTAATTGGAGCCTTCTTCGCCAAAgcatttcttcttggagCAGTCTCATGCTCATTAGCAGCAGGTCCGACTGGAACTGAATACTGAACAACCATTGCTTGCTTATTTGTCCCTATTTTCTCTCGGAAATCTTAAACAGCTGATTCCTTATATGACCTTAAAAACCGGATCTCAAAAAAACCGTATTGTTAGCTagtcaaagaaataaagataccttcttttatttAGCTCCTGTACTTAgcttatatatatcaaaagCCAATAAACTAAGTCTCTTGAATAGCAGAAAACGAACTGGAAACCCTTTATGAAACTCCTATTGCTACGAGTTGTTTTTATCTGtatgtttgtttgttttggAAACTAAGATGACGTTTATaagaaatttcaaattttcatttctttcctttatttttgttgaGAAACTTTGGTGAAAAGTTGGAGTTTTCTGTGTTCAGTATGTGGTGTATGGGTTTATGTGGTAATAGTTCATAGCCTTATGCTCATCAGGGATCTAATCATCACTCTAATAATCATCTAGTGTCTATTTGGTGATGAAAGATGGCTTGGCATTCTCTAAGTTGGACCCTTGCTCTCTCCCTTTGCATTCCCCCTTCGACTTTGATATTCATTGTGTCTGGTTGACAACTCAGGGTCCAAGTAATTCCTCTACGCTTATCTAATGCCTTTTCATAGCTCCTTCTTTAGCCAGTTGATCTGCAATCTCGTTTCCTGGAACACCGGCGTGTCCCTTGACCCATTTCACTTCGAGACCGTTGTCTTTGACAACGTCTTTGTTCACTTCGTAGAATTGTTTAACTTTGGTGTAATTTTGGACCATTGGTACAATTAGATCTGCGTTTGGGGCCTTTTGTAGTTGTTGTGGGTCCACATGGTTCGCATAATCGTTAAGCATTTTGGAGACATATTCGCTGTCGGTATGAATCACATATTTGTTCAGTTTTTTGCCCTCTTTTAAATTGTCCCAAATGTCAGAGAGAGCATCAGATACAGCAGAGATTTCAGCTCTGTTGTTGGTTTGGTTACCATTCGTCAATGGTCTTGCGATTCTTCTATCCTCGCCCTCGAAATATATACCGTACCCGGCTCTTGCACCCTCAAAtccattgttgaaagaggatCCATCGCAGTAAACGTTGCATGGTGCTGCTGGGACACGGACTTGGGAACGGCGTTCAGGTGTGATTTTGTGAGCTTGTGAGAATTGGGACGCCGTAGTATTGAGATGCGAATATATCGTTTCGTTAGAGGCACGTCCTTGTATGAAATCGTCTGCCTTAGAAGGAGTGTCAAATTTCCTGTAGGAAAGGTTTCTACGGCCTTCGACGTAGCTTTTGCAATCGGCCCAGTTGGTAAACACTTTGTTTGGTACTGAGCTGTCACTACTTCTCACCGCATAGaatgaggaagatgaaggtggtggtggtggcGCTGCcgctgctgctgctgctttTGAGTGGTAATTACTATAGGAGCTGTGACTGTTGTAGGGTGCTTGGTTGTAAGTAGATTGCTGATGGCCTCCGTAGTGCCCGTAACTGGACCCTGAACTGGATCCAGAATACGACCTGTAGGATTTGGACGATGTAGATGGGAATGAGTGTCCTGAGctactgctgctgttgGCAAATGCTCTAGCTTCCGCTGGCGTATCGAATCGTTTAAACTTCGCGTTCGAGTAACCGTTTACTGATTCTTGACATTCAGACCATGAATCGAAAACACCAACGTTTCTGCCATTTGCAACGGCATAGTAGCCTTTCTTACCCATAGTTATTACAGATAGACGTGGAGCCTGCACCTTTGAATCACAGACTTTGGCAGTCTTTGCTTGTTGTAGTGTTGTGTTCGTTTAAGGCATTTCTAGTAAGTAGTTGACATTAGACGACATTTCGTTGGAATTTAATATTTGTAAATACACAATCAGTAAACAGAACGAAATGGCAGCTTTACTGATCTGAGAGGGGGTACGGTAGCTAAGGTCAAGTGTAATGGTGGACTCCTAATGCTTACTTTTTCCGCCTCCGTAGTTCCTTTCGACAAGAGTCACGTGATGTAATCATTATTTTACATCATTATATGTACGTACGTTAGAATGTGATACTTAATAACTAGTTAGGCAGTCTATTTGAGGAATGCCCCGTTGGTTAGCTCCATTTCGAGATCGTAATCGACTTGGAACTCTGTGTATAATGTTTCTGGGTCCGAAGTGTTGAAATATGTGAAATCAGCCTCCTCATCTccaatcaatttcttttcaagaccAGATCTGACTGCCGATTCGATGAGCAACTGAACTTGGCAACATTTCTCCATCAAGGTAAATAAATAGCCTGCCTCATCCGCCGTCTCTCCAACGGTCAAAAGCCCATGGTTTTGTAAGATGATTGCTTTGTTATCACCCAATGCTTCAGCCAGTCTTTGTCCCTCCTCATCTTCCAATACCACACCACCAAACGACTCGTACACAGTATGCTTCTTGTAAAACATGCAAACATCCTGGTTTAACATTTCTAATGGTTTACCAAACGCAGACCATGCCTTACCATACGTGGAATGGGTATGACAAGCAGCATTAACATCTGGCCTTGCCTTGTGTAAATGAGAGTGGATCTTGAAACCTGCAGCATTGATAGCAGCCTGGTTCCCATCAGGTAAAATGTTACATTCCTCATCGACATGCACTAGAGCTGACACTGTCATCTGAGAGAAGTGTAAACCCAAAGGATTGATCCAGAACGTGTTTCTGTCTACTGGATCTCTTACAGACACGTGACCAGCAGCACCCTCACCAAAACCACGTCTACCGAAAGCTCTAAACACAGCAGCCATATGCTCCAAAGTATGTCTACGCTCCTCGTATTTGTCCTTGAACTGTGGTCTGATATGCTTGTACTTGATTCCACCAGATGAAAGGTTGTGAACACCTTGAGTGCGTGCACTCAAGGTGCCAACTTCTTCGCTCTTAACCTTTTCCTGAGTAGCTGTGAAAGACATGATATGTTATGATTTCCCTGACGTACTTGCTTAACGGATTTGGTAACTTCAGTGATAATTGTCTTTGCTGGATCAATTGTTCAGCTAACTTCAATAGTGGTCATATCCATTTGTATAATATTGATACATCTCTTCactgtatatatatatatatataaatgtaTATGTATGTGGTTATCTCGCTGTCACTTACCAGATATAAAAGATGCCCAGTTTCTCCACATGTAATATGATCACCACTGAGCTGACTTGCCTAGACAGGAATAACGTCTATGCAGTCATCGAGATAACGGCATTCGATAAAGGAAACCTTAAAAGGAAGCACATTCCGTTTACCCTTTTAGgttccatttttctttttttttttttccctgCAAAACCTTTCCATTTCTGTCTCGATTTTCCTTATCACAATACAGAACCAAAAGGAGAAGGTACGGGTAGGTTTACATAATCACTAGTCGTTGGAGGTGATTCTGAGTTTTGCCACCGCGGCTCGAATATCAcggtcacgtgattgaATCTGGCTCATCACGTATTTGTGGTCGCCACGCGACCACAATATCCGCAGAGCGACCATCACCGATTGCGATAGAGAAGGTACGGACCTTtggtcttcttcttctatggtttgtttcaattcacAGGTTTCATTGTCGAACAGACTGGCAATTAGCATGAGTTGCTGGTATTGGtcgttcttcaatttgtcTAACGGAG
The genomic region above belongs to Kluyveromyces lactis strain NRRL Y-1140 chromosome B complete sequence and contains:
- a CDS encoding uncharacterized protein (conserved hypothetical protein); its protein translation is MSFTATQEKVKSEEVGTLSARTQGVHNLSSGGIKYKHIRPQFKDKYEERRHTLEHMAAVFRAFGRRGFGEGAAGHVSVRDPVDRNTFWINPLGLHFSQMTVSALVHVDEECNILPDGNQAAINAAGFKIHSHLHKARPDVNAACHTHSTYGKAWSAFGKPLEMLNQDVCMFYKKHTVYESFGGVVLEDEEGQRLAEALGDNKAIILQNHGLLTVGETADEAGYLFTLMEKCCQVQLLIESAVRSGLEKKLIGDEEADFTYFNTSDPETLYTEFQVDYDLEMELTNGAFLK
- the RNH1 gene encoding RNA-DNA hybrid ribonuclease (weakly similar to uniprot|Q04740 Saccharomyces cerevisiae YMR234W RNH1 Ribonuclease H1 removes RNA primers during Okazaki fragment synthesis degrades RNA attached to the 5'-end of a DNA strand); its protein translation is MGKKGYYAVANGRNVGVFDSWSECQESVNGYSNAKFKRFDTPAEARAFANSSSSSGHSFPSTSSKSYRSYSGSSSGSSYGHYGGHQQSTYNQAPYNSHSSYSNYHSKAAAAAAAPPPPPSSSSFYAVRSSDSSVPNKVFTNWADCKSYVEGRRNLSYRKFDTPSKADDFIQGRASNETIYSHLNTTASQFSQAHKITPERRSQVRVPAAPCNVYCDGSSFNNGFEGARAGYGIYFEGEDRRIARPLTNGNQTNNRAEISAVSDALSDIWDNLKEGKKLNKYVIHTDSEYVSKMLNDYANHVDPQQLQKAPNADLIVPMVQNYTKVKQFYEVNKDVVKDNGLEVKWVKGHAGVPGNEIADQLAKEGAMKRH
- the FAA1 gene encoding long-chain fatty acid-CoA ligase FAA1 (similar to uniprot|P30624 Saccharomyces cerevisiae YOR317W FAA1 Long chain fatty acyl-CoA synthetase with a preference for C12:0-C16:0 fatty acids involved in the activation of imported fatty acids not required for growth on nonfermentable carbon sources essential for stationary phase and similar to YMR246W uniprot|P47912 Saccharomyces cerevisiae YMR246W FAA4 Long chain fatty acyl-CoA synthetase and similar to YIL009W uniprot|P39002 Saccharomyces cerevisiae YIL009W FAA3 Long chain fatty acyl-CoA synthetase, has a preference for C16 and C18 fatty acids; green fluorescent protein (GFP)-fusion protein localizes to the cell periphery); translated protein: MVVQYSVPVGPAANEHETAPRRNALAKKAPITRPAGMKCSTVYEFAVECFEKNADLKSVGWRDIIDIHREKKMVTKKIDGKDKEVEKEWFFYELSSYKYTTYKELNELVHDYGRGLVKLGLQPASEDKLHIFASTSHRWMKTFLATQSQAIPVVTAYDTLGEKGLIHSMVQTASKGMFVDNALLCRLHNAVQEATNLKYLIISEELNPEDKRDEGKLYKDAADALAKIKEVRPDIKILSMDEVIELGKKARDEIEPHPPAPEDLSAIMYTSGSTGDPKGVILKHSNIVAGLGGISSIISNRPEHVCHTDRVIAFLPLAHIFELAFELITFYWGATLGYANVKTLTDASVRNCQGDIKEFQPTIMVGVAAVWESVRKGILAQINKLPALTQKVFWTGYYAKLKMKKFHIPGGDTLGNILFKKVREATGGHLRFVLNGGSPLSREAQEFITNLICPMLIGYGLTETMANTTILQPEHFEYGVAGDIVGSITVKLVDVEELGYFAKNSQGEVWIKGEPVTREYYKNEEETKGSITDDGWFKTGDIAEWTPKGQLKIIDRKKNLVKTQNGEYIALEKLESVYRSCPFVQNICVYADQTKVKPVGIIVPNEAAITEKAIKMDLLKKGEDVTHLYHNDTLKHEILQEMWKVGKSQGLSGIELLQGIVIFEEEWTPQNGFVTSAQKLQRKKILAAVQDDVDEVYSKSN